Proteins encoded by one window of Girardinichthys multiradiatus isolate DD_20200921_A chromosome 14, DD_fGirMul_XY1, whole genome shotgun sequence:
- the nfxl1 gene encoding NF-X1-type zinc finger protein NFXL1 isoform X2: protein MKTLVRSSIPGPDHFTSTLLLRCLELHRRGAGCESSLLNEVDSPRMHLQQAGSPKCRTEYPPSTTPNRYMCYCGKLQDPPADPWLVPHSCGSVCQKDLRPRCGHTCLLLCHPGPCPPCPKMVSVSCMCGKAKPLPRRCSNKSWSCQQRCGKLLACKQHACSQPCHTECSPCPRVSLQSCVCGRQTAERPCASPRWNCQQVCGALLSCGNHTCEEVCHDGGCPSCPRSVSRSCPCGKTKSSLPCTEEVPPCGDTCERRLSCLKHTCSMRCHRGSCETCRQEVEKECRCGKYRKQMACHKEYLCDSKCPKTRTCQRHQCRRKCCPGNCPPCDQICGRTLGCRNHKCPSVCHQGSCYPCPETVDVPCTCGSTVLVVPCGRERSTKPPRCKEPCRTPSSCHHPIREPHRCHLSPCPPCRQLCFLPLPGCEHTCPQPCHDLVLVRSQQVQLAGPWEQPSEPAFVKKALPCPPCLVPIPTSCFGEHEVSPVPCHRQGRFPCKRACGRPLACGNHSCSRECHLVTNGNKCEVCEDGCCKPRPPGCPHQCPRPCHPGDCPPCSQMIRQRCHCRISTLYVECRKLTSADEQTKVQLSSCNNQCPKELSCGHRCKQVCHPGVCEEKCQQKVKLRCPCKRIKKEVACSLSAQTGPQCDDVCRDQQRKVSQMKEAEQKAALEEEQKKLQEELEAFEKRQQRGGRRAKRRGRREEAEDEQERARRWWRRCTTFVLVPLGGALLSAAAYYLLSTP from the exons ATGAAGACTTTGGTCAGAAGCAGCATCCCTGGCCCTG ACCATTTCACATCTACTCTGCTGCTGAGATGCTTAGAGCTTCATAGACGAGGAGCTGGATGTGAGTCATCACTCCTAAATGAGGTTGATAGTCCTCGGATGCATCTACAGCAAGCAGGAAG TCCAAAGTGCCGTACTGAATATCCTCCCAGCACAACACCCAACAG GTACATGTGTTACTGTGGGAAGCTGCAGGATCCTCCAGCTGATCCCTGGTTGGTTCCTCACTCCTGCGGGTCCGTCTGTCAGAAGGATCTCCGACCCAGATGTGGacacacctgtctgctgctctgTCACCCTG GTCCATGTCCACCATGTCCAAAGATGGTGTCCGTTTCCTGTATGTGCGGCAAAGCTAAGCCCCTCCCCCGTCGCTGCAGCAACAAG TCGTGGTCCTGCCAGCAGCGGTGTGGGAAGCTGTTGGCCTGCAAACAGCACGCCTGTTCTCAGCCGTGTCACACAG AGTGCTCCCCCTGTCCCAGAGTCAGCCTTCAGAGCTGTGTGTGTGGGCGACAGACAGCAGAGAGACCCTGCGCCAGCCCCCGCTGGAACTGTCAGCAG GTGTGTGGAGCCCTGCTCTCCTGTGGGAACCACACCTGTGAGGAGGTGTGTCATGATGGAGGCTGTCCTTCGTGTCCTCGCTCTGTCAGCAGATCCTGTCCCTGTGGGAAAACCA AGTCGTCTCTGCCGTGCACGGAGGAAGTCCCACCCTGCGGCGACACGTGTGAGCGCCGCCTGTCATGTCTGAAACACACGTGTTCGATGAGGTGTCACCGCGGGAGCTGTGAGACCTGCAgacag GAGGTGGAGAAGGAGTGCAGGTGTGGGAAGTACAGGAAGCAGATGGCGTGTCATAAGGAGTACCTGTGTGACTCTAAATGTCCTAAAACCAGGACCTGTCAGAGACACCAGTGcaggaggaag TGTTGCCCAGGTAACTGCCCCCCCTGTGATCAGATCTGTGGTCGGACTCTGGGCTGTCGGAACCACAAGTGCCCCTCTGTTTGCCACCAAG GAAGCTGTTATCCCTGTCCAGAGACGGTGGACGTTCCCTGTACGTGTGGATCCACGGTGCTGGTGGTTCCGTGCGGCCGTGAGAGGAGCACCAAACCACCTCGCTGCAAGGAGCCGTGCAG AACTCCTTCCTCCTGCCACCACCCGATCAGAGAGCCCCACCGGTGCCACCTGAGCCCCTGCCCCCCCTGCAGACAGCTCTGCTTCCTGCCCCTGCCCGGCTGCGAGCACACCTGTCCTCAGCCCTGCCACGACCTGGTGCTGGTCCGGTCCCAACAG gtCCAGTTAGCCGGTCCGTGGGAGCAGCCATCAGAGCCGGCCTTTGTAAAGAAAGCTCTGCCGTGTCCGCCCTGCCTGGTCCCGATACCAAC gtcTTGTTTTGGAGAACACGAG gTGAGCCCGGTGCCGTGCCATCGCCAGGGTCGCTTCCCCTGCAAACGGGCCTGCGGGCGGCCGCTGGCCTGCGGGAACCACAGCTGCAGCAGGGAGTGTCACCTGGTTACCAACGGCAACAAG TGTGAGGTGTGTGAAGATGGCTGCTGCAAGCCCCGCCCCCCTGGCTGTCCACACCAGTGTCCCCGCCCCTGTCACCCTGGAGACTGCCCTCCCTGCAGCCAGATGATCCGCCAACGTTGCCACTGCAGGATCAGCACCCTGTATGTGGAGTGCAG GAAGTTAACGTCAGCTGATGAGCAGACGAAGGTTCAGCTGAGCTCCTGTAACAACCAGTGTCCTAAAGAG CTGAGCTGCGGCCATCGCTGTAAGCAGGTGTGTCATCCAGGCGTCTGTGAGGAGAAATGTCAGCAGAAGGTGAAGCTGCGATGTCCGTGCAAGAGGATCAAGAAG GAGGTGGCGTGTTCTCTGTCGGCTCAGACTGGACCTCAGTGTGACGACGTCTGCAGAGACCAGCAGAGGAAGGTCAGCCAG ATGAAGGAGGCGGAGCAAAAAGCAGCTCTGGAGGAGGAGCAGAAGAAGCTTCAG gaggagctggaggcctTCGAGAAGCGCCAGCAGAGAGGAGGTCGGAGGGCgaagaggagggggaggagggaGGAGGCGGAGGATGAGCAGGAGAGGGccaggaggtggtggaggaggtgCACCACCTTCGTCCTGGTTCCACTGGGTGGCGCTCTGCTGTCTGCTGCTGCCTACTACCTTCTGAGCACGCCCTGA